One Ahaetulla prasina isolate Xishuangbanna chromosome 10, ASM2864084v1, whole genome shotgun sequence genomic region harbors:
- the PIGV gene encoding GPI mannosyltransferase 2 isoform X1: protein MPLRNCRDTRCQEVVCFAVLCRIVTLLLQALFNLLIPDHAADAFSPPRLSDPGFLDQLLEWLLGGLSRWDAEHFLFIAEHGYVYEHNCAFFPLFPLTLKAVADIIFRPFRGFLCFRSCLLLSAALLNALFSVLASWTLYELSCAVLQCRRRAFLSAILFCLTPANVFMAAAYSESMFAFLVFAALWRLEKGRRWVSLLLFSLATGVRSNGLINAGFLIYSQTKLFAFGFQASGNALRKKGTFLKLVAALGLMSASVALPFALFQYYAYLKFCHPSIGLGYPIPKPLLQLAESKGYRLAAAEGGMPPWCSWNLPVLYTYIQDTYWNVGFLRYFELKQIPNFLLASPVIVLGSWAIWWYVTANPWHCLTLGLVRRKSAGTQDQDSYKPAGGFGSPDLLVYVVHAAALLVFGTFFMHVQVLTRFLGSSSPVLYWFCAHLLYDKEPLLQDGRSPSQHRESLAEKPSVANFFSTCSGHENPVLMLLSKWKQNRILTKCILGYVLSYWLLGLVLHCNFFPWT, encoded by the exons ATGCCACTAAGGAATTGTAGAGATACACGTTGCCAAGAGGTGGTTTGCTTTGCAGTATTGTGCAGAATTGTTACACTTCTGCTTCAG gccCTTTTCAATCTCCTGATTCCTGATCATGCCGCGGATGCCTTCTCTCCCCCACGCCTCTCTGACCCCGGGTTCTTGGACCAGTTGCTGGAATGGCTCCTGGGAGGCCTCTCCCGTTGGGATGCAGAGCACTTCTTGTTCATAGCCGAGCATGGTTACGTATACGAGCACAACTGCGCcttcttcccccttttccccctgaCCCTAAAAGCAGTCGCAGACATCATCTTCCGGCCGTTCCGAGGTTTTCTCTGTTTCCGGAGCTGCCTGCTTCTGTCTGCAGCTCTCCTCAATgctcttttttctgttttagcCTCTTGGACTCTGTACGAGCTCAGCTGTGCAGTCCTCCAGTGCCGGAGGAGGGCTTTCCTGTCGGCCATTCTCTTCTGCCTCACTCCAGCTAATGTCTTCATGGCAGCTGCTTACTCCGAAAGCATGTTTGCCTTCCTGGTGTTTGCTGCCTTGTGGAGGCTAGAGAAAGGGCGTCGGTGGGTTAGCCTCCTCCTCTTTTCGTTAGCCACCGGGGTACGTTCCAATGGGCTAATCAATGCAGGATTTCTCATTTACTCCCAGACAAAACTCTTTGCTTTCGGGTTTCAAGCAAGCGGAAATGCGTTGCGGAAGAAAGGCACGTTTCTAAAACTGGTGGCTGCTTTGGGGCTGATGTCTGCCTCTGTGGCTCTACCTTTTGCTTTGTTTCAGTACTACGCCTACCTTAAGTTCTGCCATCCCAGTATTGGCCTGGGATACCCTATTCCAAAGCCGCTGTTGCAGTTGGCCGAATCCAAGGGCTATCGTCTGGCAGCTGCAGAGGGTGGGATGCCCCCATGGTGCTCCTGGAACCTACCTGTGCTCTACACCTACATACAAGATACCTACTGGAATGTCGGCTTCCTCCGATACTTTGAACTCAAACAGATCCCAAACTTTCTGCTAGCTTCTCCCGTTATTGTGTTGGGCTCTTGGGCAATCTGGTGGTATGTCACTGCCAACCCCTGGCACTGCCTGACACTTGGTCTGGTGAGAAGGAAGAGCGCAGGCACACAAGACCAGGACTCATACAAGCCAGCAGGAGGTTTTGGTTCTCCTGATTTATTGGTCTACGTGGTTCATGCAGCAGCTCTGTTGGTGTTTGGGACCTTTTTCATGCATGTCCAG GTACTTACCAGATTTCTGGGCTCTTCTTCTCCAGTCCTTTATTGGTTCTGTGCTCATCTGCTCTATGACAAGGAGCCTTTGCTACAGGATGGAAGGTCCCCATCCCAgcacagagaatcccttgctgaGAAACCCTCGGTGGCTAATTTCTTTTCTACCTGCAGTGGACATGAAAACCCCGTATTGATGCTTCTGAGCAAATGGAAGCAGAACAGGATTCTCACAAAATGTATTTTGGGATATGTACTTTCGTACTGGCTGCTGGGGTTGGTCCTTCACTGTAATTTCTTTCCTTGGACGTAA
- the PIGV gene encoding GPI mannosyltransferase 2 isoform X2, giving the protein MPLRNCRDTRCQEVVCFAVLCRIVTLLLQVLTRFLGSSSPVLYWFCAHLLYDKEPLLQDGRSPSQHRESLAEKPSVANFFSTCSGHENPVLMLLSKWKQNRILTKCILGYVLSYWLLGLVLHCNFFPWT; this is encoded by the exons ATGCCACTAAGGAATTGTAGAGATACACGTTGCCAAGAGGTGGTTTGCTTTGCAGTATTGTGCAGAATTGTTACACTTCTGCTTCAG GTACTTACCAGATTTCTGGGCTCTTCTTCTCCAGTCCTTTATTGGTTCTGTGCTCATCTGCTCTATGACAAGGAGCCTTTGCTACAGGATGGAAGGTCCCCATCCCAgcacagagaatcccttgctgaGAAACCCTCGGTGGCTAATTTCTTTTCTACCTGCAGTGGACATGAAAACCCCGTATTGATGCTTCTGAGCAAATGGAAGCAGAACAGGATTCTCACAAAATGTATTTTGGGATATGTACTTTCGTACTGGCTGCTGGGGTTGGTCCTTCACTGTAATTTCTTTCCTTGGACGTAA